The Oenanthe melanoleuca isolate GR-GAL-2019-014 chromosome 1A, OMel1.0, whole genome shotgun sequence genome contains a region encoding:
- the SYCP3 gene encoding synaptonemal complex protein 3 isoform X1 codes for MAPSGRKHGGKAGKPAQEDQTIPTFDFEEERKELSGSEEDIREGDTPVIDKHGKKRPLVTTHVVPDDVGGEVQNMLERFGADINKALLAKRKRLEMYTKASLKTSNQKIEHVWKTQQEQRQKLNHEFSQQFLTLFQQWDVDVQKAEEQEEKLANMLRQQQKVFQQARIVQSQRLKTIKQLYEQFLKSMEELEKSNENLLAGAQNELRKEMAMLQKKIMMDTQQQEMATVRKSLQSMLF; via the exons ATGGCACCTTCAGGAAGAAAGCATGGAGGAAAAGCTGGTAAACCAGCACAGGAAGATCAGACCATACCTACTTTTGACTttgaggaggaaagaaaagaactgaGTGGATCAGAGGAAGATATTAGAGAAG GTGACACACCAGTAATAGACAAGCATGGAAAGAAAAGACCTCTGGTGACTACTCATGTGGTTCCAGATGATGTGGG GGGTGAGGTACAGAATATGTTGGAGAGATTTGGAG CTGACATTAACAAGGCTCTCTTAGCTAAGAGGAAACGACTGGAAATGTATACAAAAGCCTCACTCAAAACCAGTAACCAGAAGATTGAACACGTTTGGAAAACGCAGCAGGAGCAAAG GCAGAAGCTCAATCATGAATTCTCCCAGCAGTTCCTGACTTTATTTCAGCAATGGGATGTAGATGTGCaaaaggcagaggagcaggaagaaaaactaGCG aaTATGCTTCGTCAACAACAAAAAGTTTTTCAACAGGCAAGAATAGTTCAAAGTCAAAGACTGAAAACCATTAAGCAACTCTACGAGCAATTCTTAAAG AGCAtggaagagctggagaagagCAACGAAAATCTTCTGGCTGGTGCCCAAAATGAACTTCGCAAGGAAATGGCAATGTTGCAGAAGAAGATTATGATGGACACT CAACAGCAGGAGATGGCAACTGTTCGCAAGTCTCTTCAGTCCATGTTATTCTGA
- the SYCP3 gene encoding synaptonemal complex protein 3 isoform X2 → MAPSGRKHGGKAGKPAQEDQTIPTFDFEEERKELSGSEEDIREGDTPVIDKHGKKRPLVTTHVVPDDVGGEVQNMLERFGADINKALLAKRKRLEMYTKASLKTSNQKIEHVWKTQQEQRQKLNHEFSQQFLTLFQQWDVDVQKAEEQEEKLASMEELEKSNENLLAGAQNELRKEMAMLQKKIMMDTVSIRSVKLVKCKNSTFN, encoded by the exons ATGGCACCTTCAGGAAGAAAGCATGGAGGAAAAGCTGGTAAACCAGCACAGGAAGATCAGACCATACCTACTTTTGACTttgaggaggaaagaaaagaactgaGTGGATCAGAGGAAGATATTAGAGAAG GTGACACACCAGTAATAGACAAGCATGGAAAGAAAAGACCTCTGGTGACTACTCATGTGGTTCCAGATGATGTGGG GGGTGAGGTACAGAATATGTTGGAGAGATTTGGAG CTGACATTAACAAGGCTCTCTTAGCTAAGAGGAAACGACTGGAAATGTATACAAAAGCCTCACTCAAAACCAGTAACCAGAAGATTGAACACGTTTGGAAAACGCAGCAGGAGCAAAG GCAGAAGCTCAATCATGAATTCTCCCAGCAGTTCCTGACTTTATTTCAGCAATGGGATGTAGATGTGCaaaaggcagaggagcaggaagaaaaactaGCG AGCAtggaagagctggagaagagCAACGAAAATCTTCTGGCTGGTGCCCAAAATGAACTTCGCAAGGAAATGGCAATGTTGCAGAAGAAGATTATGATGGACACTGTAAGTATCAGATCTGTGAAGTTAGTTAAATGCAAAAATAGCACGTTCAATTAA